Proteins encoded in a region of the Variovorax sp. PAMC 28711 genome:
- a CDS encoding acyl-CoA dehydrogenase family protein: MDLTLSPDEQRFEGEVRAFIADNLPDDIREKVRLDRHLGRDDFMRWQQILGQQGWFTGAWPKAFGGHEWSPMQTVIFNRVAGEMHCPELQVFGPAMVGPVLYTFGTPEQQSQHLPAIRDSSIWWCQGYSEPGAGSDLAALQTQAENAGDHYRVNGQKIWTSFAHHADWMFCLVRTSREGRKQEGISFLLIDMKTPGVEVQPIRMMDGRHYLNAVFFNNVKVPRANLIGEEGRGWTYAKFLLENERVENANLRFITQELQKLRKVASEVRSKGRPLIEDPAFAAAVSAVEIQFKTLEIGLLRTLSDMHAGATVGAGKSSFIKIRGTEIAQRITELLVQASGADAQRYQPGPLFDQSDAALIGPEYALGPVATYLFCRAMTIYGGSTEVQKNIMAKHTLGL; encoded by the coding sequence ATGGACCTCACGCTATCCCCCGACGAGCAGCGTTTCGAAGGCGAGGTGCGCGCCTTCATCGCAGACAACTTGCCCGACGACATCCGCGAGAAGGTGCGCCTTGACCGTCACCTCGGCCGCGACGACTTCATGCGCTGGCAGCAGATCCTCGGCCAGCAGGGCTGGTTCACCGGTGCCTGGCCGAAGGCCTTCGGCGGCCATGAATGGAGCCCGATGCAGACCGTCATCTTCAACCGCGTCGCGGGCGAGATGCATTGCCCGGAGCTGCAGGTTTTCGGGCCGGCGATGGTCGGTCCGGTGCTTTACACCTTCGGGACGCCCGAGCAGCAGTCGCAGCATTTGCCGGCGATCCGAGATTCGTCGATCTGGTGGTGCCAGGGCTATTCGGAACCCGGTGCCGGTTCCGATCTCGCGGCATTGCAGACGCAGGCCGAGAATGCCGGCGACCATTACCGGGTCAACGGCCAGAAGATCTGGACGTCGTTCGCGCACCACGCCGACTGGATGTTCTGCCTCGTGCGGACCAGCCGCGAAGGCCGAAAGCAGGAGGGCATCTCTTTCCTGCTCATCGACATGAAGACGCCCGGCGTCGAAGTGCAGCCGATCCGCATGATGGACGGGCGGCACTACCTCAACGCGGTCTTCTTCAACAACGTGAAGGTGCCGCGTGCGAATCTGATCGGCGAGGAGGGCCGCGGCTGGACCTATGCGAAGTTCCTGCTCGAGAACGAACGCGTCGAGAACGCCAACCTTCGCTTCATCACGCAGGAATTGCAAAAGCTTCGCAAGGTGGCGAGCGAGGTGCGGAGCAAGGGCCGGCCGCTGATCGAAGACCCGGCCTTCGCGGCGGCGGTGAGCGCGGTCGAGATCCAGTTCAAGACGCTCGAGATCGGCCTGCTGCGCACGCTCTCCGACATGCACGCCGGCGCGACCGTGGGGGCCGGCAAATCGTCGTTCATCAAGATCCGCGGCACCGAGATCGCGCAACGCATCACCGAGCTCCTGGTGCAGGCCAGCGGCGCCGATGCGCAGCGCTACCAGCCAGGCCCGTTGTTCGACCAGAGCGACGCGGCGCTCATCGGCCCCGAGTACGCGCTCGGCCCGGTGGCGACCTATCTTTTCTGCCGCGCCATGACCATCTACGGCGGCAGCACCGAGGTTCAGAAAAACATCATGGCCAAGCACACGCTCGGCCTTTAA